In Betta splendens chromosome 19, fBetSpl5.4, whole genome shotgun sequence, the following proteins share a genomic window:
- the LOC114846346 gene encoding carbonic anhydrase 4-like isoform X2, whose translation MRLLAEPRQLPGVTTSPPAVNSSTWSTLFPLYCNGSRQSPINIMSANATANASLTAFGFQNFNNKSAMTTVQNIDNTVRVTLGSGVQISGGGLSGAYDTLQFHFHWGNGSSVPGSEHTVDGKRYAMEMHIVSTKLTYNRNITLATQDPTGVAALGFFIEPMSGNATNSPASWSNLTSYLSNITTEGSIVSVAPGISLDDLLVGVDRTKYYRYLGSLTTPNCNEAVVWTVFKQSIKVSSDLINLFSTTVQFANSTLPMTNLFRSLQPAQPVTTQPASSAATVHCSVALVALVALGLALIRG comes from the exons ATGCGTCTTCTAGCAGAACCACGACAGTTG cctggtgTTACAACGAGCCCGCCTGCAGTGA acTCCAGCACCTGGTCGACCCTCTTTCCTCTGTACTGCAATGGCAGCAGACAGTCGCCCATTAACATTATGTCGGCCAACGCCACCGCCAACGCCAGCTTGACCGCGTTCGGGTTTCAGAACTTCAACAACAAATCGGCGATGACCACGGTGCAAAACATCGACAACACGG TCAGAGTCACCTTAGGAAGTGGGGTTCAGATTTCAGGGGGAGGTCTGTCTGGGGCCTACGACACCCTGCAGTTCCACTTTCACTGGGGCAACGGCTCCTCTGTTCCCGGCTCGGAACACACCGTGGACGGGAAGCGTTACGCAATGGAG ATGCACATTGTGAGCACCAAGCTGACCTATAACAGGAACATAACGCTCGCTACTCAAGACCCCACAGGAGTCGCTGCCCTCGGTTTCTTCATCGAG CCAATGTCAGGAAACGCGACTAACTCACCCGCAAGTTGGAGCAACTTGACCTCCTACCTGTCAAACATCACCACTGAGG gttCCATCGTTTCGGTAGCTCCTGGGATCTCCCTGGACGACCTCCTGGTCGGGGTGGACCGCACCAAGTATTACCGCTACCTGGGCTCCCTGACGACCCCCAACTGCAATGAGGCCGTGGTTTGGACCGTGTTCAAGCAATCCATCAAAGTCAGCAGCGACTTG ATCAACCTCTTCAGTACAACGGTGCAGTTTGCCAACAGCACGTTGCCTATGACCAACCTGTTCAGGAGCCTGCAGCCAGCGCAGCCGGTCACGACGCAGCCCGCCAGCTCTGCCGCCACAGTCCACTGCTCCGTGGCGCTGGTGGCGCTGGTGGCCCTGGGTCTGGCTCTGATCAGGGGTTAG
- the LOC114846345 gene encoding carbonic anhydrase 4-like produces MHRYPVLLCLCLEVWVKYAAASDWCYTGCAHTPSTWPELPGSSCGGTAQSPIDIVTGDVHTDPGLLDFTFVGFLRQRVASVTNNGHTVNYGLEQSGVTIGGGGLNGSYTPIQLHFHWGDTQYHPGSEHTIDGERYPVEMHVVSLKTGLTMAQALADPQGIAVLGFFINATDDAAASGPWRALTSYLTNVTDAATPVNKNISINDLIGTVDLSRFYRYAGSLTTPNCTQAVVWTVFHEPININVNLVRQFPAKTGLTNVYRPTQALNSRRVSASPATPLPPSGHEWCYGACANDVSHWDLLPGSSCGATRQSPVDIDARAARTDGRLDAFTLTNFSSRSAFASITNTGHTVTCGLRDSVVEVSGGGLGHVYAALQLHFHWGTAHASGSEHTVDSKRYLMEMHVVSKRKDLSLAEANHNPSGFAVLAFFIEASSTSIPASVTHAWSTLTSYLPTIQNKSSSVELSAALSIDDLLGDVDRDSYYRYNGSLTTPLCNQAVVWTVFKESIKVDRKLLTTFPDQMGYYSVFRPAQPLNGRTIYTTGSASASPGPVAAYVLLACLRLFV; encoded by the exons ATGCATCGCTACCCcgtgctgctgtgtctgtgtttggaggTTTGGGTAAAATATG ctgctgccaGTGACTGGTGCTACACCGGCTGTG CTCACACGCCGAGCACGTGGCCAGAGCTCCCCGGTTCTTCCTGCGGAGGAACCGCGCAGTCTCCCATCGACATCGTCACCGGCGACGTTCACACGGACCCAGGCCTGCTGGACTTCACGTTCGTGGGTTTCCTGCGCCAGCGCGTGGCCTCGGTCACCAACAACGGGCACACGG TAAACTACGGACTGGAGCAGAGCGGTGTCACAATAGGAGGAGGGGGTCTGAATGGAAGCTACACTCCCATTCAGCTCCACTTCCACTGGGGTGACACCCAGTACCACCCGGGTTCAGAGCACACGATCGATGGAGAGAGATACCCGGTGGAG ATGCACGTCGTTAGCCTGAAGACGGGCCTCACGATGGCGCAGGCTCTGGCCGATCCACAGGGAATAGCCGTTCTTGGCTTCTTCATAAAC GCGACAgatgatgcagcagcatcaggaccgTGGCGCGCGCTCACATCGTACCTCACCAACGTCACAG ATGCTGCGACtcctgtaaataaaaacatttccatCAATGACCTGATCGGAACCGTGGACCTCAGCAGGTTCTACCGGTACGCGGGCTCCCTGACCACCCCCAACTGCACGCAGGCGGTTGTGTGGACCGTCTTTCACGAGCCAATCAACATCAACGTCAATCTG GTCCGACAGTTTCCCGCGAAGACAGGACTCACTAATGTTTATCGGCCCACTCAAGCTCTGAACAGCCGCCGCGTGTCCGCCTCCCCCGCCACCCCACTTCCTCCCAGCG GTCACGAATGGTGCTACGGCGCTTGTG cgaACGACGTGTCCCACTGGGACCTCCTGCCGGGCTCCTCGTGCGGCGCCACGCGCCAATCGCCCGTCGATATCGACGCGCGCGCCGCGAGGACGGACGGGCGCCTGGACGCCTTCACCCTCACCAACTTCAGCAGCAGAAGCGCCTTCGCGTCCATCACTAACACAGGCCACACAG TGACGTGTGGACTAAGGGACAGCGTGGTGGAGGTCTCTGGAGGAGGCCTGGGCCACGTCTACGCCGCCCTCCAGCTGCACTTCCACTGGGGCACGGCACACGCCTCGGGCTCGGAGCACACGGTGGACTCTAAGCGCTACCTGATGGAG ATGCACGTAGTGAGCAAGAGGAAGGACCTGAGTTTGGCTGAAGCCAACCACAACCCCAGTGGCTTCGCGGTGCTGGCGTTCTTTATTGAG GCGAGTTCTACATCAATTCCAGCATCTGTGACTCACGCCTGGTCGACGCTGACCAGCTACCTGCCTACTATTCAAAACAAAA GCTCCAGTGTTGAGCTCTCAGCAGCTCTCTCCATCGACGACTTGCTCGGCGACGTGGACAGGGACTCGTACTACCGCTACAATGGCTCCCTAACCACCCCCTTATGCAACCAAGCCGTGGTTTGGACGGTCTTTAAAGAGTCCATCAAGGTGGATCGCAAGCTG TTGACGACGTTCCCCGACCAAATGGGATATTACAGCGTGTTTCGCCCGGCGCAGCCTCTGAACGGCAGGACGATCTACACCACCGGGTCGGCCTCCGCGTCCCCCGGGCCCGTGGCCGCGTACGTTCTGCTGGCGTGCCTGCGGCTTTTCGTGTAA
- the LOC114846346 gene encoding carbonic anhydrase 4-like isoform X1, protein MKLIVVAALAVCALVPCVDASSSRTTTVAWCYNEPACNSSTWSTLFPLYCNGSRQSPINIMSANATANASLTAFGFQNFNNKSAMTTVQNIDNTVRVTLGSGVQISGGGLSGAYDTLQFHFHWGNGSSVPGSEHTVDGKRYAMEMHIVSTKLTYNRNITLATQDPTGVAALGFFIEPMSGNATNSPASWSNLTSYLSNITTEGSIVSVAPGISLDDLLVGVDRTKYYRYLGSLTTPNCNEAVVWTVFKQSIKVSSDLINLFSTTVQFANSTLPMTNLFRSLQPAQPVTTQPASSAATVHCSVALVALVALGLALIRG, encoded by the exons atGAAGTTAATTGTAGTGGCAGCACTCGCTGTGTGCGCTTTGGTGCCATGCGTCGATGCGTCTTCTAGCAGAACCACGACAGTTG cctggtgTTACAACGAGCCCGCCTGCA acTCCAGCACCTGGTCGACCCTCTTTCCTCTGTACTGCAATGGCAGCAGACAGTCGCCCATTAACATTATGTCGGCCAACGCCACCGCCAACGCCAGCTTGACCGCGTTCGGGTTTCAGAACTTCAACAACAAATCGGCGATGACCACGGTGCAAAACATCGACAACACGG TCAGAGTCACCTTAGGAAGTGGGGTTCAGATTTCAGGGGGAGGTCTGTCTGGGGCCTACGACACCCTGCAGTTCCACTTTCACTGGGGCAACGGCTCCTCTGTTCCCGGCTCGGAACACACCGTGGACGGGAAGCGTTACGCAATGGAG ATGCACATTGTGAGCACCAAGCTGACCTATAACAGGAACATAACGCTCGCTACTCAAGACCCCACAGGAGTCGCTGCCCTCGGTTTCTTCATCGAG CCAATGTCAGGAAACGCGACTAACTCACCCGCAAGTTGGAGCAACTTGACCTCCTACCTGTCAAACATCACCACTGAGG gttCCATCGTTTCGGTAGCTCCTGGGATCTCCCTGGACGACCTCCTGGTCGGGGTGGACCGCACCAAGTATTACCGCTACCTGGGCTCCCTGACGACCCCCAACTGCAATGAGGCCGTGGTTTGGACCGTGTTCAAGCAATCCATCAAAGTCAGCAGCGACTTG ATCAACCTCTTCAGTACAACGGTGCAGTTTGCCAACAGCACGTTGCCTATGACCAACCTGTTCAGGAGCCTGCAGCCAGCGCAGCCGGTCACGACGCAGCCCGCCAGCTCTGCCGCCACAGTCCACTGCTCCGTGGCGCTGGTGGCGCTGGTGGCCCTGGGTCTGGCTCTGATCAGGGGTTAG
- the LOC114845936 gene encoding carbonic anhydrase 4-like produces MKCPVVAVLAVSTLVPNVHCAANQIVWCYHHSSCNESTWAGAAPMCRGTRQSPINIVSHLARSDSSLTPFTFRNYNSTSALTTISNTGNTVQVTIDSGVQISGGGLSEPYDSLQFHLHWGDGSSVPGSEHTVDDKRYAMELHIVNSKSSYNGNTTLAIKDSEGLTALGFFIEEMQGNATDEPKGWWTLTSYLSNITNSGDSVSMAPGISLDDLLVGVDRTKYYRYLGSLTTPNCNEAVVWTVFKDPIKVSRDLIGLFSTTIHFSNSSSQFMTNVYRSIQISQEVTTQPSSSRSLSATCSLGLVVLSLILGTLEVTC; encoded by the exons ATGAAGTGTCCTGTGGTGGCTGTGCTCGCTGTGAGCACCCTGGTACCGAACGTCCACTGCGCCGCCAACCAAATCG tctggtgttaTCACCATTCAAGCTGCA ACGAGTCCACCTGGGCCGGCGCCGCGCCCATGTGCCGTGGCACGCGACAGTCGCCCATTAACATCGTCTCACACCTCGCCAGGTCCGACTCCAGCCTGACGCCATTCACATTTCGGAACTACAACAGCACCTCGGCCCTGACAACGATTTccaacacaggaaacacag TTCAAGTCACCATTGACAGCGGGGTTCAGATTTCAGGAGGAGGTCTGTCTGAGCCCTATGACAGCCTACAGTTCCACCTGCACTGGGGCGACGGCTCCTCGGTGCCCGGCTCTGAACACACCGTGGATGATAAGCGTTACGCAATGGAG CTACACATCGTAAACAGCAAGTCGTCCTACAATGGAAACACAACTTTGGCTATTAAAGACTCAGAGGGACTCACTGCACTCGGTTTCTTCATTGAG GAAATGCAAGGTAATGCAACTGATGAACCTAAAGGCTGGTGGACTTTGACCTCCTACCTGTCCAACATCACAAACAGCG gcGACTCTGTGTCGATGGCTCCTGGGATCTCCCTGGACGACCTCCTGGTCGGGGTGGACCGCACCAAGTATTACCGCTACCTGGGCTCCCTGACGACCCCCAACTGCAACGAGGCCGTGGTTTGGACCGTGTTCAAGGACCCCATCAAAGTCAGCAGAGACTTG ATCGGCCTGTTCAGCACCACGATTCACTTCTCCAACAGCTCATCACAATTTATGACCAATGTCTACAGGAGCATCCAGATATCACAGGAAGTCACAACTCAGCCTTCAAGCAGCCGCTCTTTGTCCGCTACCTGCTCTCTGGGGCTGGTGGTGCTGAGTCTCATCCTGGGAACGCTTGAAGTCACCTGCTAG